One Streptomyces sp. BA2 DNA window includes the following coding sequences:
- the wrbA gene encoding NAD(P)H:quinone oxidoreductase, whose amino-acid sequence MPAVEPVNVAIVYYSATGSVHALAKAAAEGAEKAGATVRLRKVRELAPPEAINANPAWAQHIQDSADTAEAVLDDLGWADALLLGTPTRFGNPASQLRAFLETTGPLWAQGKLADKVCSAFTASNTPHGGQESTILALSNTFYHWGGIIVPPGYTDPIQFKSGNPYGTSHVAGRGAPSDETLAAARHQARRVVDTAAALKAGRATTA is encoded by the coding sequence ATGCCAGCCGTGGAACCCGTGAACGTCGCCATCGTCTACTACAGCGCGACGGGCAGTGTTCATGCCCTGGCCAAGGCCGCCGCCGAGGGGGCGGAGAAGGCCGGCGCGACCGTGCGCCTGCGCAAGGTCCGCGAACTGGCCCCGCCGGAGGCGATCAACGCCAACCCGGCCTGGGCCCAGCACATACAGGACAGCGCCGACACCGCCGAGGCCGTTCTCGACGACCTGGGCTGGGCCGACGCCCTGCTGCTCGGCACCCCCACCCGTTTCGGCAACCCGGCAAGCCAGCTGAGGGCGTTCCTCGAGACGACCGGCCCCCTGTGGGCCCAGGGGAAGCTCGCCGACAAGGTGTGCTCCGCCTTCACCGCGAGCAACACCCCGCACGGCGGCCAGGAGTCCACCATCCTGGCGCTGTCGAACACGTTCTACCACTGGGGCGGCATCATCGTGCCGCCCGGCTACACCGACCCTATCCAGTTCAAGTCCGGTAATCCCTACGGCACTTCACACGTAGCGGGGCGGGGCGCGCCAAGCGACGAGACCTTGGCGGCAGCCCGTCACCAGGCTCGGCGCGTCGTGGACACCGCGGCAGCACTCAAAGCCGGCCGCGCCACCACCGCCTGA
- a CDS encoding DoxX family protein, with protein MNIALWIVAVVLGAASLAGGAMKLLQPTEKLAAAGFGWVEDFDPRGVKAIGALEVLAGVGLILPAVLDVAPVLVPSAAAGMVLLMVGAAITHSRRQEAQAIVVNVVLLLVAGFVAWGRFGPHSF; from the coding sequence GTGAACATCGCACTGTGGATCGTCGCGGTCGTGCTGGGCGCAGCCAGCCTGGCCGGAGGCGCCATGAAGCTGCTCCAGCCCACGGAGAAGCTGGCCGCGGCCGGCTTCGGCTGGGTCGAGGACTTCGACCCCCGCGGCGTCAAGGCCATCGGCGCCCTCGAAGTGCTGGCCGGAGTGGGCCTGATCCTGCCCGCCGTGCTCGACGTCGCGCCGGTTCTGGTGCCGTCGGCCGCCGCGGGCATGGTGCTGCTGATGGTCGGCGCGGCCATCACGCACTCCCGTCGGCAGGAGGCCCAGGCGATCGTGGTCAACGTCGTCCTGCTCCTGGTGGCGGGCTTTGTGGCATGGGGCCGCTTCGGCCCCCACTCCTTCTGA